Proteins encoded by one window of Blautia faecicola:
- a CDS encoding GerMN domain-containing protein — MRKRRITALVMALVLGVAAFSGCGKKDADSKYKVYYVNEDQGEILAESFLPSEEKTSTMVDEMTDKLNKKNAEGHTLLPNGVQIRECVNDDGMLLVDFTPEYRELNPVDEVLLRASIVKDYVQIPDIYLVTITVVGEPIVDSQGKEIGAMSLDNFLENTGKEIMAYQYKELNLYFTNEEGNQLVPETRQVYYNGNTPIEKVIVEQLLRGPGESGHYATLPSDTRIVGVSVADGIAYVNLGEQFVDEALPVDAQIPVYSIVNSLIAAGNVSQVQISINGDTSLVFKDEVDMNQLFQVNHELEKGGED; from the coding sequence ATGAGAAAAAGAAGAATCACAGCACTGGTGATGGCACTGGTGCTTGGCGTTGCCGCCTTTTCCGGCTGCGGAAAAAAGGATGCGGACAGCAAATACAAAGTATATTATGTCAACGAAGATCAGGGAGAGATCCTTGCCGAAAGTTTTCTGCCGTCCGAAGAGAAGACATCGACGATGGTAGATGAGATGACGGATAAATTAAATAAGAAAAATGCAGAAGGACATACCCTTCTTCCGAATGGCGTGCAGATCCGGGAATGTGTGAACGATGACGGAATGCTTCTGGTGGACTTTACACCGGAATACCGGGAGCTGAATCCGGTGGATGAGGTGCTTTTGCGGGCATCGATCGTAAAAGATTATGTACAGATTCCGGATATTTATCTCGTTACGATCACTGTCGTAGGAGAGCCGATCGTCGATTCGCAGGGAAAGGAGATCGGAGCCATGAGTCTGGATAATTTTCTGGAAAATACCGGAAAAGAGATCATGGCGTATCAGTATAAAGAGCTGAACCTTTATTTTACCAACGAGGAAGGGAATCAGCTGGTGCCGGAGACCCGACAGGTTTACTATAACGGCAACACACCGATCGAAAAAGTCATCGTGGAGCAGTTGCTTCGCGGACCGGGAGAGAGCGGACATTATGCCACACTGCCGTCCGATACAAGAATCGTCGGCGTGTCGGTGGCGGACGGGATCGCCTATGTGAATCTGGGCGAGCAGTTTGTCGATGAGGCGCTGCCTGTGGATGCACAGATTCCGGTATATTCGATCGTCAATTCGCTGATCGCAGCTGGAAATGTCAGTCAGGTGCAGATTTCGATCAACGGCGATACTTCACTGGTATTTAAGGACGAAGTAGATATGAATCAGTTATTCCAGGTGAATCATGAACTGGAGAAAGGAGGAGAGGACTGA